Proteins co-encoded in one Prunus persica cultivar Lovell chromosome G6, Prunus_persica_NCBIv2, whole genome shotgun sequence genomic window:
- the LOC18772939 gene encoding protein slowmo homolog: protein MVKAYTQEYTYKHPWERVTSASWKKFADPENKRTLSHILEVDTLNHKLDPSTGKLYTTRAITVHSPGPWFVRKIVRQDVCHCVESTVVDAKTRSMQLTTNNISLEKFIEVEEKIRYDPHPENPDGWTICRQETSIRIKPLSALASMAEKVEQRCAERFVQNSAKGREVMERICKYLEAESKGLARS from the coding sequence GGTGAAAGCATACACGCAAGAGTACACATACAAGCACCCATGGGAGAGGGTGACTTCTGCATCTTGGAAAAAATTTGCTGATCCTGAAAACAAACGCACTTTGTCACATATCCTTGAAGTTGACACTCTGAACCACAAGCTTGATCCTAGTACTGGAAAGCTTTACACCACACGTGCAATCACTGTCCATTCCCCCGGACCATGGTTTGTTCGCAAAATTGTTCGCCAGGATGTCTGCCACTGTGTTGAATCAACGGTTGTGGATGCGAAAACACGATCAATGCAACTCACCACCAACAATATCAGCCTTGAAAAGTTTATAGAGGTGGAGGAGAAGATCAGGTATGATCCCCACCCAGAAAACCCAGATGGGTGGACAATCTGCCGACAGGAGACTAGTATCCGAATCAAACCATTATCCGCATTGGCATCTATGGCAGAAAAGGTTGAACAACGCTGTGCTGAGAGGTTTGTACAGAATAGTGCAAAGGGTAGAGAGGTTATGGAGAGGATATGCAAGTATCTTGAAGCTGAATCTAAAGGGCTTGCTAGATCATAG
- the LOC18773762 gene encoding zinc finger A20 and AN1 domain-containing stress-associated protein 8, with protein MEHEETGCQPHPEGPILCVNNCGFFGSVATRNMCSKCHKDMMLKEEQAKLAASSFGNIVNGTSNSNGNEPVVAAGVDVQAHLVEPKTLSLQPSFSFGSGSGGSGEAKPEGPKRCGTCNKRVGLTGFNCRCGHLFCAVHRYSDKHDCPYDYHTAARDVIAKANPVVKADKLEKI; from the coding sequence ATGGAGCATGAGGAGACTGGCTGTCAACCTCACCCCGAGGGTCCTATATTGTGTGTAAACAATTGTGGGTTTTTTGGAAGTGTGGCTACTAGGAATATGTGTTCCAAGTGCCATAAGGACATGATGTTGAAAGAGGAGCAGGCAAAGCTCGCTGCATCATCCTTTGGAAACATTGTCAATGGAACATCAAACAGCAATGGAAATGAacctgttgttgctgctggtGTGGATGTTCAAGCCCATCTGGTGGAGCCAAAAACTCTCTCTTTACAACCATCCTTTTCCTTTGGTTCAGGTTCGGGGGGGAGTGGTGAGGCAAAGCCAGAAGGCCCAAAACGTTGCGGAACTTGCAACAAGAGGGTTGGATTAACAGGGTTCAATTGTCGGTGTGGTCACCTTTTCTGTGCAGTACATCGTTATTCAGACAAACATGACTGCCCTTATGATTACCACACTGCTGCACGTGATGTGATTGCTAAAGCCAACCCTGTTGTAAAGGCTGATAAGCTTGAAAAAATCTAA